The following proteins are encoded in a genomic region of Oreochromis aureus strain Israel breed Guangdong linkage group 8, ZZ_aureus, whole genome shotgun sequence:
- the LOC116327492 gene encoding cadherin-related family member 1-like isoform X2 — MKKEKKTHALLFLLMLHFTSGQSDYAPYFYDNGPSSTNGNMALFSISEDTPVGTQIYILNGTDPEEDPVRYGLTFEKGSTEYFRVDPNSGNVTLIQELDREKQDEISVHVSITDGRNKVVETVRVFVTDTNDEPPEFQNLPFIIDIPEDTAPGSSIYRVQAVDKDMGSGGSVSYYLQTSPFTKFTIDGHSGILRVKLGETLDFETTPTHFVTVVAKDGGGKYKGKHQVLTSTATVTINVIDSQDMPPYFVGTPYFGYIYEVSVPGSEIYTVYAKDGDQGNPNPIHYFIINGSDGVFDINSTSGCITLTTFPSLLKNELYEIKVKASEVGPNNELQDYDVTTVTVRVVDLNNHPPTFYGENGPQNKFEVTMYEHPPAGEILRGFKITVNDSDQGANAKFKLRLVGPNRVLRVVPQTVLNEAQVTIIVEDTSGIDYEKGPTLSFKLLAVEIDTPERFSATADIVINLLDTNDNIPKFTSEYYIARVPENSPGGSSVSSVTANDPDSGSWGEVKYTIYGSGSDLFSISASSGLITTQPWTSLDAEVRSKYNFYVKAEDSEGKYSLAEVFVTVTDMNDHAPEFDEVLVEKTMIIGTPVKVEAVDEDAESPNNVIEYSIMTADPDNAFDINADTGEIKLKPYIKSMEIVQNITKQKDCKWSVVVQARDRGSPSFSTTAVINIDITEATPLKGPMAAFLMKSRDNPLKALGMVTFIISVLVGVTVLISTAMYMRNSKSNRIMPARRIIKRRPRDQQPWTFKMPVIKFTNPGEKFLITDPESSPQQEIGSPRLKPPPPIAPCLPPPPPSNARPNERPRAVPTISGALASKGSKKAKSSRRKEGNISSALVSELKMKLEQKIHENNQGYY; from the exons atgaagaaagaaaagaaaacgcATGCTTTACTGTTTCTCCTTATGCTTCACTTCACCTCGG GGCAATCAGACTATGCTCCATATTTTTACGATAATGGTCCCAGCAGTACAAATGGAAATATGGCCTTGTTCAGCATCTCTGAGGATACACCCGTTG GAACACAGATATACATCTTGAATGGCACAGATCCGGAGGAAGATCCAGTACGATATGGTCTTACTTTTGAAAAGGGCTCTACAGAATATTTTAGAGTGGACCCAAATTCAGGAAATGTGACTCTAATTCAGGAGCTCGACAGAGAG AAACAAGATGAAATCTCAGTGCACGTGAGCATAACGGATGGCCGTAATAAA GTTGTTGAGACAGTGAGAGTCTTTGTCACGGATACCAATGATGAGCCACCTGAATTTCAAAATTTGCCTTTTATTATTGATATTCCAGAG GACACTGCTCCAGGAAGTAGCATCTACAGAGTCCAAGCAGTGGATAAAGATATGGGCTCAGGAGGAAGTGTTTCCTATTATCTACAG ACCTCCCCATTCACCAAGTTCACCATTGATGGACACAGTGGGATCCTCAGAGTCAAACTCGGTGAGACTTTGGACTTTGAGACCACACCAACGCATTTTGTGACAGTAGTTGCAAAG GATGGAGGTGGAAAGTACAAGGGGAAGCATCAGGTGTTGACCTCCACAGCCACAGTAACAATTAATGTTATTGATTCCCAAGACATGCCTCCATACTTTGTAGGAACACCATATTTTGGATACATCTATGAAGTCTCTGTCCCT GGCTCTGAAATATACACAGTGTACGCTAAAGATGGTGACCAAGGCAATCCTAACCCGatacattatttcattattaatg GTAGTGATGGTGTGTTCGACATAAATAGCACAAGTGGTTGCATCACCCTGACAACTTTTCCATCTTTGCTGAAAAATGAGCTGTATGAAATCAAAGTCAAG GCATCTGAGGTAGGCCCAAACAATGAGCTCCAGGACTATGATGTTACCACAGTGACTGTCCGTGTGGTTGATCTCAACAACCATCCCCCAACCTTTTATGGAGAAAATGGGCCACAGAACAAATTTGAAGTCACCATGTACGAGCATCCACCTGCAGGGGAGATCCTCCGCGGCTTCAAGATCACAGTCAACGACTCTGATCAG GGAGCAAATGCCAAATTTAAACTGAGGCTAGTTGGGCCGAACCGAGTGCTTCGTGTGGTTCCCCAGACAGTCCTGAATGAAGCACAGGTGACCATCATTGTGGAAGACACATCCGGCATCGACTATGAAAAGGGGCCAACTCTCTCTTTTAAG CTCCTGGCGGTGGAGATTGACACTCCTGAACGGTTCAGTGCAACAGCGGACATAGTGATCAACCTGCTGGACACAAATGACAACATCCCTAAATTCACATCTGAGTATTACATCGCCAGGGTCCCTGAGAACTCTCCTGGAGGCTCCAGTGTTTCATCTGTAACA gcAAATGATCCAGATTCCGGGTCTTGGGGTGAAGTCAAATATACGATTTATGGATCAGGATCTGATTT GTTTTCCATTAGCGCTTCATCAGGCCTCATCACCACACAGCCCTGGACCAGCCTGGATGCAGAGGTCAGGTCAAAGTACAACTTTTATGTCAAGGCTGAAGATTCAGAGGGGAAGTACAGCTTGGCTGAAGTCTTTGTCACAGTCACTGACATGAACGACCACGCTCCAGAATTTGATGAAGTGCTCGTGGAGAAGACGATGATTATTGGCACGCCTGTCAAAGTAGAG GCCGTGGATGAAGATGCGGAGTCTCCAAACAACGTCATTGAATACTCCATCATGACCGCAGATCCTGACAATGCATTTGACATCAATGCCGACACTGGCGAGATCAAGCTGAAGCCTTATATTAAGTCTATGGAGATTGTGCAGAACATCACCAAGCAGAAGGACTGCAAGTGGTCTGTGGTGGTCCAAGCCAGGGACCGAGGCTCTCCGTCCTTCAGCACCACAGCTGTGATCAACATCGATATCACAGAGGCG ACTCCTCTCAAGGGGCCTATGGCAGCCTTTTTAATGAAAAGTAGGGACAATCCTTTAAAAGCTCTAGGCATGGTCACTTTTATCATTAGTGTTTTGGTAGGAGTGACTGTCTTGATCTCTACGGCTATGTACATGCGCAACTCAAAGTCCAACAGGATCATGCCAGCACGCCGCATCATTAAGAGGCGACCCAGGGACCAGCAGCCGTGGACCTTCAAGATGCCTGTTATCAAATTCACCAACCCTGGAGAAAAGTTCCTCATCACTGACCCGGAGAGCAGCCCCCAGCAGGAGATAGGCAGCCCCCGGCTGAAGCCTCCACCTCCCATTGCTCCCTGTCTTCCGCCTCCACCTCCCTCTAACGCACGGCCCAATGAAAGGCCACGTGCAGTCCCAACAATATCTGGCGCACTGGCATCCAAAGGCTCCAAGAAGGCTAAGTCCAGCCGGCGTAAGGAGGGAAACATCAGCTCTGCTTTAGTGTCGGAGCTTAAAATGAAGCTTGAGCAGAAAATACACGAGAACAACCAAGGTTATTATtaa
- the LOC116327492 gene encoding cadherin-related family member 1-like isoform X1, protein MKKEKKTHALLFLLMLHFTSARQSDYAPYFYDNGPSSTNGNMALFSISEDTPVGTQIYILNGTDPEEDPVRYGLTFEKGSTEYFRVDPNSGNVTLIQELDREKQDEISVHVSITDGRNKVVETVRVFVTDTNDEPPEFQNLPFIIDIPEDTAPGSSIYRVQAVDKDMGSGGSVSYYLQTSPFTKFTIDGHSGILRVKLGETLDFETTPTHFVTVVAKDGGGKYKGKHQVLTSTATVTINVIDSQDMPPYFVGTPYFGYIYEVSVPGSEIYTVYAKDGDQGNPNPIHYFIINGSDGVFDINSTSGCITLTTFPSLLKNELYEIKVKASEVGPNNELQDYDVTTVTVRVVDLNNHPPTFYGENGPQNKFEVTMYEHPPAGEILRGFKITVNDSDQGANAKFKLRLVGPNRVLRVVPQTVLNEAQVTIIVEDTSGIDYEKGPTLSFKLLAVEIDTPERFSATADIVINLLDTNDNIPKFTSEYYIARVPENSPGGSSVSSVTANDPDSGSWGEVKYTIYGSGSDLFSISASSGLITTQPWTSLDAEVRSKYNFYVKAEDSEGKYSLAEVFVTVTDMNDHAPEFDEVLVEKTMIIGTPVKVEAVDEDAESPNNVIEYSIMTADPDNAFDINADTGEIKLKPYIKSMEIVQNITKQKDCKWSVVVQARDRGSPSFSTTAVINIDITEATPLKGPMAAFLMKSRDNPLKALGMVTFIISVLVGVTVLISTAMYMRNSKSNRIMPARRIIKRRPRDQQPWTFKMPVIKFTNPGEKFLITDPESSPQQEIGSPRLKPPPPIAPCLPPPPPSNARPNERPRAVPTISGALASKGSKKAKSSRRKEGNISSALVSELKMKLEQKIHENNQGYY, encoded by the exons atgaagaaagaaaagaaaacgcATGCTTTACTGTTTCTCCTTATGCTTCACTTCACCTCGG CAA GGCAATCAGACTATGCTCCATATTTTTACGATAATGGTCCCAGCAGTACAAATGGAAATATGGCCTTGTTCAGCATCTCTGAGGATACACCCGTTG GAACACAGATATACATCTTGAATGGCACAGATCCGGAGGAAGATCCAGTACGATATGGTCTTACTTTTGAAAAGGGCTCTACAGAATATTTTAGAGTGGACCCAAATTCAGGAAATGTGACTCTAATTCAGGAGCTCGACAGAGAG AAACAAGATGAAATCTCAGTGCACGTGAGCATAACGGATGGCCGTAATAAA GTTGTTGAGACAGTGAGAGTCTTTGTCACGGATACCAATGATGAGCCACCTGAATTTCAAAATTTGCCTTTTATTATTGATATTCCAGAG GACACTGCTCCAGGAAGTAGCATCTACAGAGTCCAAGCAGTGGATAAAGATATGGGCTCAGGAGGAAGTGTTTCCTATTATCTACAG ACCTCCCCATTCACCAAGTTCACCATTGATGGACACAGTGGGATCCTCAGAGTCAAACTCGGTGAGACTTTGGACTTTGAGACCACACCAACGCATTTTGTGACAGTAGTTGCAAAG GATGGAGGTGGAAAGTACAAGGGGAAGCATCAGGTGTTGACCTCCACAGCCACAGTAACAATTAATGTTATTGATTCCCAAGACATGCCTCCATACTTTGTAGGAACACCATATTTTGGATACATCTATGAAGTCTCTGTCCCT GGCTCTGAAATATACACAGTGTACGCTAAAGATGGTGACCAAGGCAATCCTAACCCGatacattatttcattattaatg GTAGTGATGGTGTGTTCGACATAAATAGCACAAGTGGTTGCATCACCCTGACAACTTTTCCATCTTTGCTGAAAAATGAGCTGTATGAAATCAAAGTCAAG GCATCTGAGGTAGGCCCAAACAATGAGCTCCAGGACTATGATGTTACCACAGTGACTGTCCGTGTGGTTGATCTCAACAACCATCCCCCAACCTTTTATGGAGAAAATGGGCCACAGAACAAATTTGAAGTCACCATGTACGAGCATCCACCTGCAGGGGAGATCCTCCGCGGCTTCAAGATCACAGTCAACGACTCTGATCAG GGAGCAAATGCCAAATTTAAACTGAGGCTAGTTGGGCCGAACCGAGTGCTTCGTGTGGTTCCCCAGACAGTCCTGAATGAAGCACAGGTGACCATCATTGTGGAAGACACATCCGGCATCGACTATGAAAAGGGGCCAACTCTCTCTTTTAAG CTCCTGGCGGTGGAGATTGACACTCCTGAACGGTTCAGTGCAACAGCGGACATAGTGATCAACCTGCTGGACACAAATGACAACATCCCTAAATTCACATCTGAGTATTACATCGCCAGGGTCCCTGAGAACTCTCCTGGAGGCTCCAGTGTTTCATCTGTAACA gcAAATGATCCAGATTCCGGGTCTTGGGGTGAAGTCAAATATACGATTTATGGATCAGGATCTGATTT GTTTTCCATTAGCGCTTCATCAGGCCTCATCACCACACAGCCCTGGACCAGCCTGGATGCAGAGGTCAGGTCAAAGTACAACTTTTATGTCAAGGCTGAAGATTCAGAGGGGAAGTACAGCTTGGCTGAAGTCTTTGTCACAGTCACTGACATGAACGACCACGCTCCAGAATTTGATGAAGTGCTCGTGGAGAAGACGATGATTATTGGCACGCCTGTCAAAGTAGAG GCCGTGGATGAAGATGCGGAGTCTCCAAACAACGTCATTGAATACTCCATCATGACCGCAGATCCTGACAATGCATTTGACATCAATGCCGACACTGGCGAGATCAAGCTGAAGCCTTATATTAAGTCTATGGAGATTGTGCAGAACATCACCAAGCAGAAGGACTGCAAGTGGTCTGTGGTGGTCCAAGCCAGGGACCGAGGCTCTCCGTCCTTCAGCACCACAGCTGTGATCAACATCGATATCACAGAGGCG ACTCCTCTCAAGGGGCCTATGGCAGCCTTTTTAATGAAAAGTAGGGACAATCCTTTAAAAGCTCTAGGCATGGTCACTTTTATCATTAGTGTTTTGGTAGGAGTGACTGTCTTGATCTCTACGGCTATGTACATGCGCAACTCAAAGTCCAACAGGATCATGCCAGCACGCCGCATCATTAAGAGGCGACCCAGGGACCAGCAGCCGTGGACCTTCAAGATGCCTGTTATCAAATTCACCAACCCTGGAGAAAAGTTCCTCATCACTGACCCGGAGAGCAGCCCCCAGCAGGAGATAGGCAGCCCCCGGCTGAAGCCTCCACCTCCCATTGCTCCCTGTCTTCCGCCTCCACCTCCCTCTAACGCACGGCCCAATGAAAGGCCACGTGCAGTCCCAACAATATCTGGCGCACTGGCATCCAAAGGCTCCAAGAAGGCTAAGTCCAGCCGGCGTAAGGAGGGAAACATCAGCTCTGCTTTAGTGTCGGAGCTTAAAATGAAGCTTGAGCAGAAAATACACGAGAACAACCAAGGTTATTATtaa
- the LOC116327492 gene encoding cadherin-related family member 1-like isoform X3, which translates to MKKEKKTHALLFLLMLHFTSARQSDYAPYFYDNGPSSTNGNMALFSISEDTPVGTQIYILNGTDPEEDPVRYGLTFEKGSTEYFRVDPNSGNVTLIQELDREKQDEISVHVSITDGRNKVVETVRVFVTDTNDEPPEFQNLPFIIDIPEDTAPGSSIYRVQAVDKDMGSGGSVSYYLQTSPFTKFTIDGHSGILRVKLGETLDFETTPTHFVTVVAKDGGGKYKGKHQVLTSTATVTINVIDSQDMPPYFVGTPYFGYIYEVSVPGSEIYTVYAKDGDQGNPNPIHYFIINGSDGVFDINSTSGCITLTTFPSLLKNELYEIKVKASEVGPNNELQDYDVTTVTVRVVDLNNHPPTFYGENGPQNKFEVTMYEHPPAGEILRGFKITVNDSDQGANAKFKLRLVGPNRVLRVVPQTVLNEAQVTIIVEDTSGIDYEKGPTLSFKLLAVEIDTPERFSATADIVINLLDTNDNIPKFTSEYYIARVPENSPGGSSVSSVTANDPDSGSWGEVKYTIYGSGSDLFSISASSGLITTQPWTSLDAEVRSKYNFYVKAEDSEGKYSLAEVFVTVTDMNDHAPEFDEVLVEKTMIIGTPVKVEAVDEDAESPNNVIEYSIMTADPDNAFDINADTGEIKLKPYIKSMEIVQNITKQKDCKWSVVVQARDRGSPSFSTTAVINIDITEAIKGRVVSYFMGLSKRPLTVLGIFLSVLTSLVLLTICISTILYCNAVKKSRINPESNYIKVVRRVK; encoded by the exons atgaagaaagaaaagaaaacgcATGCTTTACTGTTTCTCCTTATGCTTCACTTCACCTCGG CAA GGCAATCAGACTATGCTCCATATTTTTACGATAATGGTCCCAGCAGTACAAATGGAAATATGGCCTTGTTCAGCATCTCTGAGGATACACCCGTTG GAACACAGATATACATCTTGAATGGCACAGATCCGGAGGAAGATCCAGTACGATATGGTCTTACTTTTGAAAAGGGCTCTACAGAATATTTTAGAGTGGACCCAAATTCAGGAAATGTGACTCTAATTCAGGAGCTCGACAGAGAG AAACAAGATGAAATCTCAGTGCACGTGAGCATAACGGATGGCCGTAATAAA GTTGTTGAGACAGTGAGAGTCTTTGTCACGGATACCAATGATGAGCCACCTGAATTTCAAAATTTGCCTTTTATTATTGATATTCCAGAG GACACTGCTCCAGGAAGTAGCATCTACAGAGTCCAAGCAGTGGATAAAGATATGGGCTCAGGAGGAAGTGTTTCCTATTATCTACAG ACCTCCCCATTCACCAAGTTCACCATTGATGGACACAGTGGGATCCTCAGAGTCAAACTCGGTGAGACTTTGGACTTTGAGACCACACCAACGCATTTTGTGACAGTAGTTGCAAAG GATGGAGGTGGAAAGTACAAGGGGAAGCATCAGGTGTTGACCTCCACAGCCACAGTAACAATTAATGTTATTGATTCCCAAGACATGCCTCCATACTTTGTAGGAACACCATATTTTGGATACATCTATGAAGTCTCTGTCCCT GGCTCTGAAATATACACAGTGTACGCTAAAGATGGTGACCAAGGCAATCCTAACCCGatacattatttcattattaatg GTAGTGATGGTGTGTTCGACATAAATAGCACAAGTGGTTGCATCACCCTGACAACTTTTCCATCTTTGCTGAAAAATGAGCTGTATGAAATCAAAGTCAAG GCATCTGAGGTAGGCCCAAACAATGAGCTCCAGGACTATGATGTTACCACAGTGACTGTCCGTGTGGTTGATCTCAACAACCATCCCCCAACCTTTTATGGAGAAAATGGGCCACAGAACAAATTTGAAGTCACCATGTACGAGCATCCACCTGCAGGGGAGATCCTCCGCGGCTTCAAGATCACAGTCAACGACTCTGATCAG GGAGCAAATGCCAAATTTAAACTGAGGCTAGTTGGGCCGAACCGAGTGCTTCGTGTGGTTCCCCAGACAGTCCTGAATGAAGCACAGGTGACCATCATTGTGGAAGACACATCCGGCATCGACTATGAAAAGGGGCCAACTCTCTCTTTTAAG CTCCTGGCGGTGGAGATTGACACTCCTGAACGGTTCAGTGCAACAGCGGACATAGTGATCAACCTGCTGGACACAAATGACAACATCCCTAAATTCACATCTGAGTATTACATCGCCAGGGTCCCTGAGAACTCTCCTGGAGGCTCCAGTGTTTCATCTGTAACA gcAAATGATCCAGATTCCGGGTCTTGGGGTGAAGTCAAATATACGATTTATGGATCAGGATCTGATTT GTTTTCCATTAGCGCTTCATCAGGCCTCATCACCACACAGCCCTGGACCAGCCTGGATGCAGAGGTCAGGTCAAAGTACAACTTTTATGTCAAGGCTGAAGATTCAGAGGGGAAGTACAGCTTGGCTGAAGTCTTTGTCACAGTCACTGACATGAACGACCACGCTCCAGAATTTGATGAAGTGCTCGTGGAGAAGACGATGATTATTGGCACGCCTGTCAAAGTAGAG GCCGTGGATGAAGATGCGGAGTCTCCAAACAACGTCATTGAATACTCCATCATGACCGCAGATCCTGACAATGCATTTGACATCAATGCCGACACTGGCGAGATCAAGCTGAAGCCTTATATTAAGTCTATGGAGATTGTGCAGAACATCACCAAGCAGAAGGACTGCAAGTGGTCTGTGGTGGTCCAAGCCAGGGACCGAGGCTCTCCGTCCTTCAGCACCACAGCTGTGATCAACATCGATATCACAGAGGCG ATAAAAGGTCGAGTTGTTTCATACTTCATGGGCCTCAGCAAGCGTCCGCTGACTGTTTTGGGAATTTTTTTGAGCGTTCTCACATCCCTTGTTTTGCTAACAATCTGCATATCCACCATCCTGTACTGTAACGCAGTGAAAAAGTCCCGAATCAACCCTGAGAGTAACTACATTAAAGTGGTCCGCAGAGTCAAGTGA